One window of Balearica regulorum gibbericeps isolate bBalReg1 chromosome 20, bBalReg1.pri, whole genome shotgun sequence genomic DNA carries:
- the CLIC3 gene encoding chloride intracellular channel protein 3, whose amino-acid sequence MAEKPQIQLFVKASEDGESVGHCPFCQRLFMVLLLKGVPFTLTTVDVKRALDVLKDFAPGAQLPVLLYNGEPKTDTVTIEDFLEDKLGPPMFPSLVPHYRESSLAGNDIFHKFSTFIKNPVPAQDEALRRSLLRALLKLDEYLSAPLEYELAHDPHLQASQRRFLDGDQLTLADCNLLPKLNIVQVVCQHYRHFGIPKDLCGVWRYLSGANETKEFKYTCPNSEDIIQAYRSVVRSPQ is encoded by the exons ATGGCTGAGAAACCCCAAATCCAGCTCTTCGTCAAG GCAAGTGAGGACGGGGAGAGCGTGGGCCACTGCCCCTTCTGCCAGCGGCTCTTCATGGTCCTGCTGCTCAAAGGGGTGCCCTTCACCCTCACCACCGTGGATGTGAAGAG GGCGCTAGATGTGCTGAAGGACTTCGCGCCGGGCGCCCAGCTGCCCGTTTTGCTCTACAATGGTGAGCCTAAGACCGACACCGTCACCATCGAGGACTTCCTGGAGGACAAGCTGGGCCCCCCCAT GTTCCCCAGCCTGGTACCACACTACAGGGAGTCAAGCCTGGCCGGGAATGACATCTTCCACAAGTTCTCCACCTTCATCAAGAACCCAGTGCCTGCCCAGGATGAGG CGCTGCGGCGGAGCCTGCTGCGGGCCCTGCTGAAGCTGGACGAGTACCTGAGTGCCCCGCTGGAGTACGAGCTGGCCCATGACCCCCACCTCCAGGCTTCCCAGCGCCGTTTCCTCGACGGGGACCAGCTCACATTAGCCGACTGCAACCTGCTGCCCAAGCTCAACATCGTTCAG GTCGTGTGCCAGCATTACCGCCACTTTGGGATCCCCAAGGACCTGTGCGGTGTGTGGCGCTACCTTAGCGGTGCCAACGAAACCAAGGAATTCAAATACACCTGCCCCAACAGCGAGGACATCATACAAGCCTATCGCTCCGTGGTCCGGTCACCGCAGTGA